The Armatimonadota bacterium genome includes a window with the following:
- the panB gene encoding 3-methyl-2-oxobutanoate hydroxymethyltransferase produces MSSEKPVTVPCLSKMKKEGQRIVVLTAYDYPFARLMDSCGIDVLLVGDSVGNAVLGYTDTIPVTVEEMLHHVKAVSRAARRALVVADMPFMSYQAGRKQALENAGRFLKEGGAKAVKLEGGASVAETVAFLTTAGIPVMGHIGMTPQSVNVTGGYLRQGTSEDAAAALEEDARALEEAGAFAVVLELVNPPVAARITELLEIPTIGIGSGPVCDGQVLVMHDMLGMDEHFRPRHAKRYMELHALLREAFTAYAEDVRSGRFPSEEHS; encoded by the coding sequence ATGAGCTCGGAAAAGCCGGTCACCGTTCCGTGCCTGAGCAAAATGAAGAAGGAAGGGCAGAGGATTGTCGTCCTTACCGCCTATGACTATCCCTTCGCCCGGTTGATGGATAGTTGCGGCATTGACGTGCTGCTGGTGGGGGACAGCGTCGGCAACGCTGTGCTCGGCTATACGGACACCATCCCCGTGACGGTGGAAGAGATGCTCCACCATGTGAAAGCGGTCTCCAGGGCGGCGCGGCGGGCGCTGGTGGTGGCGGATATGCCTTTTATGTCGTATCAAGCAGGGCGCAAACAGGCGCTGGAGAACGCTGGCCGCTTCCTGAAGGAGGGTGGGGCGAAGGCTGTCAAGCTGGAGGGTGGTGCGAGCGTCGCGGAAACAGTGGCCTTCCTGACGACTGCCGGCATCCCGGTGATGGGGCACATCGGGATGACTCCCCAGAGCGTGAACGTGACAGGCGGGTACCTGCGCCAGGGAACGAGCGAGGATGCCGCCGCCGCGCTGGAAGAGGATGCCCGCGCGCTGGAGGAGGCAGGGGCGTTCGCAGTCGTGCTGGAACTGGTCAACCCTCCTGTGGCCGCCAGGATCACGGAGCTGCTGGAGATCCCCACCATCGGCATCGGATCCGGGCCGGTTTGCGACGGTCAGGTGCTGGTGATGCACGATATGCTGGGGATGGACGAGCATTTCCGGCCCCGCCACGCAAAGCGCTATATGGAACTGCACGCGCTGCTGCGCGAAGCGTTCACGGCCTATGCCGAGGATGTGCGTTCCGGGCGCTTCCCGTCGGAGGAGCATTCATGA